A genome region from Excalfactoria chinensis isolate bCotChi1 chromosome 26, bCotChi1.hap2, whole genome shotgun sequence includes the following:
- the ABCA7 gene encoding phospholipid-transporting ATPase ABCA7 isoform X1 — protein MEAVTQDYGMVLIPQHNAMAVGTQLWLLLWKNLAYRRRQRVQLAIELLWPLFLFLVLVAVRSSHPPFQQHQCHFPNKALPSAGMLPWLQGILCNVHNPCFQQPTPGETPGTVGNFGGSILSRLLADVRQALHRADGWQLLQHLAQLLPALRGRTLPISSRLLQDDALTHLLHSNASLLPVLQQALLEGLSSRDERMSSEMDNALASLGPFLQSAESLLQELSSMGTVAELQREVAVLTASGSSAVGTFEAVSRIACGHPEGGGLQVPSLNWYEDSDVGAFMNRNGSRSSTETPDNHTSPFCQELLRSLEAAPFSQLIWRGIKPLFVGKILYTPPSPATDRVMAEVNHTFQELAALRDTAAAALELGAHIRAILNGSQEVQVLRELLLAPGTAPLLDGLLNGTSQSALVQLLAGPAGLSWQQALDEVERALGVLSKLLGCIQLDKIEAVGSEEQLVARAMELLEDRQFWAAVVFQPPLNTTSTALPPHVHYKIRMDIDDVTRTNKIKDRFWDPGPAADPFSDLRYVWGGFIYVQDLVEQAVVRVQTGAAPRVGVYLQQMPYPCYVDDVFLRVLNRSLPLFMTLAWIYSVAMIIKGVVHEKEARLKETMRSMGLSSGMLWLSWFLSSFIPFLLSSALLVLILKLGDILPYSNPAVIFLFLGTFSVATICQCFLISTFFPRANLASACGGILYFSLYLPYVLCVAWRDHVTFLLRVLVSLLSPVAFGFGCEYFSLYEEQGVGMQWYNLGTSPVPGDHYSFAMAMGLLLLDAVLYGLAAWYIEGVLPGQYGVPKPWNFPFLKSYWFGEPPSAGYPPYPSSSLTAPQVLVEEPPAQLQPGVSIRNLVKVYRSGSHVAIDGLSLDFYEGQITSFLGHNGAGKTTTMSILTGLLPPTSGTAYILGWDIRSDIDSIRRSMGMCPQHNVLFDILTVEEHIWFYGRLKGLEEEQVQAEMEQLLQDTGLPHKRQEQTRNLSGGMQRKLSVAIAFVGGSKVVVLDEPTAGVDPYSRRSIWELLLKYRKGRTIILSTHYMDEAELLGDRIAIISQGRLRCCGSPLFLKARLGTGYYLTLVKRERTELGADGPGSTKKDGGTSEGGERDSEGSTADVPQLSALLQQHVPGSRLVEDIGREVLFVLPYSGAKDGAFGELFRELDARLGELGISGYGISDTTLEEIFLKVAEDNGADGGRAGSSSSRTAPLGRGAVPNKDGDTGTAAEEPAQGARRAEEPHETDLLRGAAEGSRCVQGWALTRQQLRALFTKRLLHARRSTRGFFAQIVLPAVFVCVALLFSLIVPPVGRYPALRLEPGMYGHQFTFFSNDAPGDADTSRLLAALLAEPGFGTACMKDAAEGTGPCPPASHPDGFRQPPIPLTMLEALQLGNWTRAEPSPSCQCSGPGTRRMLPECPTAAGGLPPPQVQRGTGDILLNLTGRNISDYLVKTYPQLIRQGLKTKKWVNEQRYGGFSLSAGGSQLLPSAEEVGSAVQELRELFNVTQGSPMDRLLGNLSHFFEGLDARRNIKVWFNNKGWHAMVAFLNVASNGLLRAQLPAGSDPTLYGITAINHPLNLTKEQLSEAALMATSVDVLVSICVIFAMSFVPASFVLFLIEERVSKSKHLQFISGMKPVTYWLGNFAWDMCNYLVPALLVVLIFLCFQQKSYVSSANLPALVLLLLLYGWSITPLMYPASFLFSIPSTAYVALTCVNLFIGINGSVATFVLELFVDQKLNNINRILKKVFLIFPHFCLGRGLIDMVKNQAMADAFERFGDKRFVSPLSWDLAGKNMFAMAIEGVIFFLFTLLLQYRFFLRLRPRALQLPSLGDEDEDVARERVRVGSTARRSAVLLLKDLTKVYRYRRTPAVDRLCLAVPPGECFGLLGVNGAGKTSTFKMLTGDTEVTLGEAWLKGHSVLTDLQAVHQNMGYCPQFDAITELLTGREHLQFYSRLRGVPEEETPRVAQWGIAKLGLGPHADRLAGTYSGGNKRKLSTAIALLGSPPIIFLDEPTTGMDPGARRFLWDCILSLVREGRSVLLTSHSMEECEALCTRMAIMVNGRFRCLGSVQHLKNRFGDGYTVVVRAAGPGPALGTVQHLMQCSFPGIALQEQHGSMLQYRLPSKACSLAHVFGVLAAHCGHGPIQDYSVSQTTLDQVFVHFAREQSDGDQVQDATAGQDATAGQDMAPVAGRTPMPFLEDDSYRESVV, from the exons ATGGAGGCAGTGACTCAGGACTATGGGATGGTTCTCATCCCGCAGCACAACGCGATGGCCGTGGGGACGCAGCTGTGGCTGTTGCTCTGGAAGAACCTCGCCTACCGCCGGCGGCAGCGG GTGCAGTTGGCCATCGAGCTGCTGTGGCCGCTCTTCCTCTTCCTCGTGCTGGTGGCAGTGAGGAGCTCCCACCCGCCTTTCCAGCAGCACCAGT GCCATTTCCCCAACAAGGCCTTGCCGTCAGCCGGGATGCTGCCTTGGCTGCAGGGTATCCTCTGCAATGTGCACAACCCCTGCTTCCAGCAGCCCACCCCTGGAGAGACCCCCGGCACAGTGGGCAACTTCGGAGGCTCTAT CCTGTCCCGCCTGCTGGCTGATGTCCGCCAGGCCCTGCACCGTGCTGATGgatggcagctcctgcagcacctcgcccagctcctgcctgcactgCGGGGCCGCACGCTGCCCATCTCATCCCGGCTGCTGCAGGACGATGCTCTCACACACCTCCTCCACAGCAACGCCTCACTGCTGCCcgtgctgcagcaggcactgctggaggGGCTCAGCTCACGTGAT GAGAGGATGAGCTCAGAGATGGATAATGCCCTGGCATCCCTAGGCCCCTTCCTGCAGAGCGCTGagtccctgctgcaggag ctctcctccaTGGGCAcagtggctgagctgcagcGTGAGGTCGCAGTGCTGACAGCCTCCGGTTCCTCCGCTGTGGGCACCTTTGAGGCTGTATCACGCATCGCCTGTGGGCACCCCGAGGGTGGAGGGCTGCAGGTGCCCTCCCTCAACTGGTATGAGGACAGCGATGTCGGTGCCTTCATGAACCGAAACGGCTCCAGGAGCAGCACGGAGACCCCTGACAACCACACCA GTCCTttctgccaggagctgctccgCAGCCTGGAGGCTGCCCCGTTCTCACAGCTCATCTGGCGTGGCATCAAACCACTCTTCGTGGGCAAGATCCTGTACACACCACCCAGTCCTGCCACCGACCGCGTCATGGCCGAG GTGAACCACACCTTccaggagctggcagcactgcGGGACACGGCTGCTGCTGCATTGGAGCTGGGAGCCCACATCCGTGCTATTCTCAATGGCAGCCAGGAGGTGCAGGTGCTGCGG gagctgctgctggcaccgGGCACAGCCCCGCTCCTGGATGGGCTTCTCAATGGCACCTCCCAGTCAGCGTTGGTCCAGTTGCTGGCTGGGCCAGCGGGgctcagctggcagcaggcacTGGATGAAGTGGAGCGGGCGCTGGGTGTGTTATCAAAGCTGCTGGGGTGCATCCAGCTGGACAAGATCGAGGCAGTGGGCAGCGAGGAGCAGCTGGTGGCCCGtgccatggagctgctggaggacaGGCAGTTCTGGGCTGCTGTGGTCTTCCAGCCCCCTCTGAACACCACATCCACGGCGCTGCCCCCCCATGTGCACTACAAGATCCGCATGGATATCGACGACGTCACGAGGACCAACAAGATCAAGGACAG GTTTTGGGACCCAGGCCCTGCAGCTGATCCATTCAGTGACCTGCGCTACGTGTGGGGTGGCTTTATCTACGTGCAGGACCTGGTGGAACAGGCGGTGGTGAGGGTACAGACAGGGGCTGCCCCACGGGTGGGGGTCTACCTGCAGCAGATGCCGTACCCCTGCTACGTGGATGATGT GTTCCTGCGGGTACTGAACCGCTCGCTGCCACTCTTCATGACGCTGGCGTGGATCTACTCGGTGGCCATGATCATCAAGGGGGTGGTGCATGAGAAGGAGGCGCGTCTCAAGGAGACCATGCGGAGCATGGGGCTGAGCAGCGGGATGCTCTGGCTCAGCTGGTTCCTCAGCAGCTTCATCCCCTTCCTCCTCAGCTCCGCTCTCCTCGTCCTCATCCTCAAG CTGGGAGACATCCTGCCCTATAGCAACCCAGCtgtcatcttcctcttcctcgGCACCTTCTCAGTGGCCACCATCTGTCAGTGCTTCCTCATCAGCACCTTCTTCCCCCGTGCCAACCTGGCCTCGGCGTGCGGTGGCATCCTTTACTTCTCTCTCTACCTGCCCTATGTGCTGTGTGTGGCATGGCGTGACCACGTCACCTTCCTGCTCCGAGTCCTCGTG agcctgctgTCCCCAGTGGCCTTTGGCTTTGGTTGTGAGTACTTCTCGCTGTATGAGGAGCAGGGGGTGGGCATGCAGTGGTACAACCTGGGCACCAGCCCTGTGCCAGGAGACCACTACAGCTTTGCCATGgccatggggctgctgctgctggatgctgtcCTCTATGGGCTGGCAGCCTGGTACATTGAGGGTGTCCTCCCAG GTCAGTATGGTGTCCCCAAGCCCTGGAATTTCCCCTTCCTGAAGAGCTACTGGTTTGGAGAGCCGCCCTCAGCCGGATACCCCCCGTACCCCAGCAGTTCTCTCACTGCACCCCAAG TGCTGGTGGAGGAGCCgcctgcccagctgcagcccgGAGTCTCCATCCGCAACCTGGTGAAGGTTTACCGCAGCGGCAGCCATGTGGCCATCGATGGGCTGAGCCTGGACTTCTACGAGGGGCAGATCACCTCCTTCCTGGGCCACAACGGGGCCGGCAAGACCACCACTAT GTCCATCCTGACCGGCCTGCTGCCCCCAACCTCCGGCACTGCCTATATCCTGGGCTGGGATATCCGCTCCGATATCGACAGCATCCGGAGGTCCATGGGGATGTGCCcgcagcacaacgtgctctttgACAT cctgaCGGTGGAGGAGCACATCTGGTTCTACGGGAGGCTGaaggggctggaggaggagcaggtgcaagcagagatggagcagctgctccaggaCACGGGGCTGCCCCACAAGCGCCAGGAGCAGACCAGGAACCTGTCGG GCGGCATGCAGCGGAAGCTCTCTGTGGCCATTGCCTTTGTGGGTGGCTCCAAGGTGGTGGTCCTGGATGAGCCCACGGCCGGTGTTGACCCCTACTCACGCCGTAGcatctgggagctgctgctcaaGTACCGCAAAG GGCGCACCATCATCCTCTCCACGCACTACATGGACGAGGCGGAGCTGCTGGGGGACCGCATTGCCATCATCTCGCAGGGCCGGCTCCGCTGTTGCGGGTCTCCTCTCTTcctcaaagccaggctgggcaCGGGCTACTACCTCACCTTGGTCAAACGGGAACGCACAGAGCTGGGCGCCGACGGCCCCGGCTCCACCAAAAAG GACGGCGGCACCTCCGAGGGCGGCGAGCGGGACAGCGAGGGCAGCACCGCGG ATGTGCCGCAGCTGTcggcactgctgcagcagcacgtCCCCGGCTCCCGGCTGGTGGAGGACATCGGGCGCGAGGTGCTTTTCGTGCTGCCCTACAGCGGGGCCAAGGATGGAGCTTTTGGGGAGCTTTTCCGGGAGCTGGATGCGCGCCTGGGCGAGCTGGGCATCTCTGGCTATGGCATCTCAGACACCACGTTGGAGGAG ATCTTTCTGAAAGTGGCCGAGGACAACGGGGCGGATGGTGGCAGGGCAG gcagcagcagcagcagaacagcccctctgggcagaGGAGCGGTCCCCAATAAGGATGGGGACACGGGAACAGCTGCAGAGGAGCCAG CCCAAGGAGCCCGCAGAG CAGAGGAGCCGCATGAGACGGACCTGCTGCGTGGAGCTGCCGAGGGCAGCCGGTGCGTGCAGGGCTGGGCGCTCACCCGGCAGCAGCTCCGTGCGCTCTTCACCAAGCGGCTGCTCCACGCCCGGCGCAGCACACGGGGCTTCTTCGCACAG ATCGTCCTGCCCGCTGTCTTCGTCTGCGTTGCGCTGCTCTTCAGCCTCATCGTGCCACCCGTCGGGAGGTACCCAGCGCTGCGCCTGGAGCCCGGGATGTACGGCCATCAATTCACCTTCTTCAG CAATGACGCTCCGGGGGACGCGGACACGTCCCGGTTGTTGGCCGCACTCCTGGCCGAGCCGGGCTTCGGCACCGCGTGCATGAAGGACGCGGCGGAGGG GACGGGGCCGTGCCCACCTGCGTCCCACCCCGACGGCTTCAGGCAGCCCCCGATCCCCCTGACCATGCTGGAAGCGCTGCAGCTTGGGAACTGGACACGAGCTGAGCCGTCCCCCTCCTGCCAATGCAGCGGGCCGGGGACGCGCAGGATGCTGCCCGAGTGCCCCACGGCCGCTGGGGGGCTCCCACCACCCCAG GTGCAAAGGGGCACGGGAGACATCCTGCTGAACCTGACAGGCAGGAACATCTCTGACTACCTGGTGAAAACCTACCCCCAGCTCATTCGCCAGGG GCTCAAAACCAAGAAGTGGGTGAACGAGCAGAG GTATGGTGGCTTCTCCCTGAGTGCTggtggctcccagctcctgccatCAGCAGAGGAGGTGGGCAGTGCGGTGCAGGAGCTGAGAGAGCTCTTCAACGTCACCCAG GGCAGCCCCATGGATCGgctcctgggcaacctgagccaCTTCTTTGAGGGCTTGGATGCACGCAGGAACATCAAG GTGTGGTTCAACAACAAGGGCTGGCACGCCATGGTCGCCTTCCTCAACGTGGCCAGCAATGGGCTGCTGAgggcacagctgcctgcaggatcTGACCCCACTCTCTATGGCATCACAGCCATCAACCACCCCCTGAACCTCACCAAGGAGCAGCTCTCAGAGGCTGCACT GATGGCCACATCGGTGGACGTGCTGGTCTCCATCTGTGTGATCTTCGCCATGTCCTTCGTCCCAGCCAGCTTTGTGCTCTTCCTCATTGAGGAGCGGGTCAGCAAGTCCAAACATCTGCAGTTCATCAGTGGGATGAAGCCCGTCACCTACTGGCTGGGCAACTTTGCTTGGGACATG TGCAACTACCTGGTCCCCGCACTGCTGGTTGTCCtcatcttcctctgcttccagcagaaGTCCTACGTGTCCTCAGCCAACCTGCCtgctctggtgctgctgctgctgctctatgG GTGGTCCATCACCCCCCTGATGTACCCGGcctccttcctcttcagcatccccagcacagcctATGTGGCCCTGACATGTGTCAACCTCTTCATTGGCATCAATGGCAGCGTGGCCACCTTCGTGCTGGAGCTCTTTGTAGACCAA AAGCTCAACAACATCAACCGCATCCTGAAGAAAgtcttcctcatcttccccCACTTCTGCCTGGGCCGAGGCCTCATTGACATGGTGAAGAACCAGGCGATGGCCGATGCCTTTGAGAGGTTCG GAGACAAGCGCTTCGTGTCCCCGCTGTCCTGGGACTTAGCAGGAAAGAACATGTTCGCCATGGCCATCGAGGGCgtcatcttcttcctcttcacctTACTGCTGCAGTACCGCTTCTTCCTGCGGCTCCG GCCAcgtgctctgcagctgccctcACTGggggatgaggatgaggatgtAGCCCGGGAGCGGGTGCgggtgggcagcacagcacggcgcagtgctgtcctgctgctgaagGACCTGACCAAG GTGTACCGGTACCGGCGTACTCCAGCAGTGGACCGGCTGTGCCTGGCTGTCCCACCTGGTGAG TGCTTCGGGCTCCTTGGGGTGAATGGTGCTGGGAAGACATCCACCTTCAAGATGCTGACGGGGGACACAGAAGTGACCCTGGGGGAGGCCTGGCTAAAGGGACACAG CGTGCTCACCGACCTGCAGGCCGTCCATCAGAACATGGGCTACTGCCCACAGTTCGATGCCATCACGGAGCTGCTGACGGGGAGGGAGCATCTGCAGTTCTACAGCCGTCTGCGTGGGGTGCCAGAGGAGGAGACCCCCAGG GTGGCTCAATGGGGCATTGCCAAGCTGGGTTTGGGACCACATGCAGACCGCCTGGCAGGCACATACAGTGGGGGCAACAAGCGCAAGCTGTCCACAGCCATAGCCCTGCTCGGCAGCCCCCCCATCATCTTCCTG gatgagccCACGACGGGGATGGACCCAGGTGCCCGACGCTTCCTATGGGACTGCATCCTCAGCCTGGTCAGGGAGGGCCGCTCCGTGCTGCTCACATCCCACAG CATGGAGGAGTGCGAGGCGCTGTGCACCAGGATGGCCATTATGGTCAACGGCCGCTTCCGCTGCCTGGGCAGCGTGCAGCACCTCAAGAACCG GTTTGGGGATGGGTACACGGTGGTGgtgcgggcggcggggcccggcccTGCGCTGGGTACTGTGCAGCATCTGATGCAGTGCAGCTTCCCCGGCATCgcgctgcaggagcagcacggCAGCATGCTGCAGTACCGCCTGCCTTCCAAAGCCTGTTCCTTGGCGCACGTGTTCGGCGTGTTGGCAGCGCACTGCGGGCACGGCCCCATCCAGGACTACTCTGTGTCCCAGACCACCCTTGACCAG gtctTTGTGCACTTTGCCAGGGAGCAGAGCGACGGGGACCAGGTACAGGATGCAACCGCAGGGCAGGATGCAACCGCAGGGCAGGATATGGCCCCAGTGGCCGGGAGGACGCCGATGCCGTTCCTGGAGGACGACAGCTACCGGGAGAGCGTGGTCTGA